Genomic DNA from Azospirillum brasilense:
TCCGCTGATGCTTGACGCGACCATCGGAGACCTGCCGTTCATCGGGCCTTGCTTGGCCTTCCGTCCGGCGGGTGGCGTTATCTAACGGGTGACGGCGCTCCGGTCAAGCGGCTTTCTTCACCGGCAGCGCATCTTTGTTCAGGCACCTCCGTTCAGGCTCCTCCGTTCAGGCCCCCTCGCCACGGGCCACCCGGGCCAGGGTGCTCAGCGGGTCGCCGTCCTCCGCGCTGAAGCAGGCGCTGAAATCATCGCACACCTCGCAGTTCGGGGACTTGCAGAGCATCAGCCCCTCGCGCTCGCAGAGCTGGCGATAGAAAAACTTCTTCCACTTCATGTCGCCGCTGTTCAGCGCGACCAGCGACGGGAAATGGCGCCGGAACATGGCGTTCAGCTCCCGCCGGTTGGCGAAGCCCATGTCCTGCCAGAGATGGTTCGGCCCCAGCGCGCGGCGGGCGACGATGGCGGCCAGCCATTCCTCCTCAACCGTTCCGGCGGCGCGGTGGTCGAGCAGGAAGGCCCGCAGGTCCTCCTCCTCGATGGCGTCCTCGCCGCTGTGGTCCGGCAGGGTGGGAAGGAGATGGGCGAAGCCCGCCGCGTGCCGCCGGATCAGCTCGGCCAGCGCCTCGCGCGCCAGCCCCAGGGAGGCGGTGACGCCGCCGGGATGCTGCGCGGCCAGCCCGACGATGCGGCTGAACAGCAGCCGGTCGAGGGCCGGGCCATCCGGGACGCCGTCCAGGGCGTCGGCGGGCGGGTGGAGCGGGAAGGCCGCAGGAACGGCGATGTCGGCAATCATGGTCGGCGAACTCCCGCATCGGGGGGTTGTTCGGTCATGACCATGATGGTGGATCAAATTCCCGCAACTGCGAAGTGGTTTTTTGCGGGTGCGTTGTCGGAGCCTGCCCGGCGCCCGCCTCAGCCGTTCAGGACCTCCGCCGTGAAGCGCTCGAAGAAGCCGTCGATGACGCGGTCGGCCTTGGCCTTGACCAGCTTGACGGCCAGCCGCCCGACGGCCCCGCCCAGCGCCGCGGCGAGGGTGAAGGACAGATGGGTGTGGCCGTCCACCTCCTCCAGCGTGATGCGGGCCTCGCCCTTGACCGCTCCGGCGAGGCCGCCCTTGCCCTCGGCGTAGAGGATGTAGAAGCGCGGCGCGTCCTCCGGCGCCACCCGGACGTTGCCGGCGAAGCGCGCGTTCAGCGGCCCGACCGTGGCGCGCACGCGCGCGGTGTATTCGGTGGGCGACAGCCGGTCCATCTCCTCCAGCACCGGGATGCAGCGTTGCAGCACGGCAGGATCGCAGAGCGCGGTGAAGACCCGCTCGCGCGCCGCCGGAATCCGGTACTGGCCGTTCAGTTCCATGGATCACCTGTTGTTGGTCGGGAACGCCAAGCGATTTGGTGTATGGATGACCCGCTTCCAAGGCGCGCAATCGAGCACGGAGGGCGACAAACATGCGGCAGGCCGTCACGACGCTGACCACCCACACCCACGGCCAGGGCCTGGTCGAGGTGACCGAGCCGGTGGCCCGCTGGGTCGCCGCCCAGGGCATGGAGACCGGTCTGCTGACCGTCTTCTGCCGGCACACCTCGGCCTCACTGGTCATCCAGGAGAACGCCGACCCGAGCGTGCGCGGCGATCTGGAGCGCTTCTTCAAGCGGCTGGTGCCGGAAGGCCCGGCGCTCTACGACCACATCCTGGAAGGGCCGGACGACATGCCCGCCCACATCCGCAGCGCGCTGACCACGGTGCAGCTCTCCGTTCCCGTGCTGGAAGGGCGGATGGCGCTGGGCACCTGGCAGGGCATCTACCTGTTCGAGCACCGTCGCCGGCCCCACGAGCGGACCCTGGCGCTGCATCTGCTGGGCGAATGAGGGAAAGGCGCCCGCGCGTCTAGCCCAACCAGCCCGCGAGATAAGGTTCGAGCCACCGGAACAGGACGACGGCGGCGACCAGCCAGATCCCGACCATCAGCGCGGCGGCGGCGTAGCTGACCGGCCGGTCGGCCAGTTTGGCGGCGGTGGCGCGGTGTTCCTCCAGCACCGCCGCCGGGATCAGGCGGATGACCAGCAGGATGCCGAGCGGCACGATCAGCAGGTCGTCAAGGTAGCCCAGGACCGGCACGAAGTCGGGGATCAGGTCGATGGGGCTGAGCGCGTAGGCCGCCACCGCGGCGGCGGCCACACGGGCGTACCACGGCGTCCGCGGGTCGCGCGCGGCCAGATAGAGCGCGATCACGTCGCGCTTGATCCGCCGCGCCCAGCCCTTCGCCGCCGCGAGCATCGCGGGCCGTCAGCCCGCCGCCGGGACGGGAGCCGCCGACTGGCGCAGCCGCTCCAGCAGGGACTTGGTGGCGAAACCGTCCGGCACGGCGCCGATCGATTGCTGGAAGCGGCGCACGGCGTTGCGGGTGTTGGCGCCGACGATGCCGTCCGCCGTCCCCGGCTCCATGCCCAGCGAGGCCAGCCGCTCCTGAAGCTCGATCCGCTCGTCGCGGCTCAGCGCCGGCTCATGGCGCGGCCAGCTTCCCTGCACGCCGGACCGGCCGGCGAGACGGTCGGACAGCAGCGCCACCGCCAGCGCGTAGCTGGTCGAGGGGTTGTACTTCATGATCGCCCGGAAATTCTCCCGGACCAGGAAGGCCGGCCCCTGCGCCCCGGCGAGCATCAGGATGGCGGCCCGCTCCTCCTCGCCGCCGTTCAGATCGCCGCCGTCGACCGGTCGCACGCCGAGGCGGCGCCATTCGGACACCGGCTTGGAGATGTTGTATTCGGCCTGCTCGTAGGGGAAGCCGGCGGGCAGCGTGACCTCCTCGCCCCAGCGCTCGCCGGGGCGCCAGCCGTTGGCCTGAACGAACTTGGCGGTGGAGGCGAAGACGTCGGGCAGGCTGCCCCAGATGTCGCGCCGCCCGTCGCCGTCCTCGTCGGTGGCGTGCTTCAGGAAGATGGTCGGCATGAACTGGGTCTGGCCCATGGCGCCGGCCCAGGAGCCGCTCATCTTCTCCGGCGGGATGTCGCCGCTGTCGAGGATGCGCAGGGCGGCCAGCAGCTCCGTCCGGAAATAGCTGGCGCGGCGGCCCTCATAGGCCAGCGTGGTCAGCGCGTCGACGACGGAGAAGCCGCCGGTGAAGTTGCCGAAGTCGGTCTCCACGCCCCAGAAGGCCACCAGGATCTCCGCCGGCACGCCGGAGCGTTGGCTGATGCGGCGCAGCAGCGCGCCGTTGTCCTGGATGCGCTGGCGTCCGGCCTGGACGCGGCGGTCGTTGACCGCGCTGTCCAGATACTGCCAGGGCTGGCGGTTGAACTCCGGCTGGGAGGAATCCAGCTCGACCACCCGGTCCGACAGCTTCACGTTGGCGAAGGCGCGGTCGAAGGTCTGGGCGCGGATGCCCTGGCCGAGCGCCTCGGCGCGCAGCGCCTTCAGCCAGTCGGGGAAGCTGACGGCGGGTTGGACCGGGGCCACGCTGGCCGGGGCGGCGGCCGTCGCCTTCGCGGTTCCGGAGGTGGTTGTCGCCGAGACCGGCGGGGCGCCCGTCGTCTGGCAGCCGGCCAGGATCGTGGTGGCGAGCAGGAGGCGGACGGGAAGGGACAGCAGGGGGCGCATGCGCTCTCGTGACCATCAGGGAAAAGCTGAGCCGGAGCCTAGGACGGACGGCCCGTTCACTCAACGGACAAGTTCCGGTTCCGGAAGCAACGCTCGCCCGCCACGCGCGGGAGACGCGGACAAGAATCGACACGGATTGCACGGATCAAACCGGATTTCACGGAGCTATCCGGCTCGACCAGCCGTGCGCTTGAGAGTTTTCGGAAATCCGTGAAATCCGTGTCTGAATCCGTGAAATCCGTGGCGGATTTTGTCATCCGACGGAGCGACGCGGCGCCCAATCAGCGCGGGCTTAACCGTGAACAAAACTTGAACAAACGGGCGGAAATCCCCATATCCAGAGCATTCCGAAACCAGAGACGAGACGTTCGCGGCCCGCCCCCCGGCGCGCCGCCGAGAGGGTTCGCCATGCCGTATTTTCCGACCATCGAACTCACCCCGCAGGTGTCCCTGCTGCTGGCGCGGGGGGCTCTGCGCCTGAATCCCGGCCAGTGGGTGCGGGGTCCGAAGGGGCATGGCCGCTACCTGCGCACCGACCCGCGGACCGGCACCACCTATGTGAGCTGGCTGCGCCCCGGCGACGATTGGGAAACCGCGTCGCAGCGCTTCAGCCGGGCCTGCCAGAAGGGCTTCATCGGGCGCTACCGTGGCGGCTACGAGGCGGAGAAGGCGCGCCGGGAGATGGCCCGCCTGATCGCCGACGCCGACAATGGCCGGAGCGTTCCAATGCGGGACGAGCGGCAGCCGACGCTGTTCTAAAGCGGGAACGCACGCGCCCAGGGAGAGCAGAGGCTTGGCCGAAGGGACCATGAACGCCATCCGCATCGGCTGCGCCGGCTGGAGCATCCCGAAGCTCTCCGCCCCGGCCTTCCCGGCGGAGGGCACGCATCTCGAGCGCTACGCCCGCGTCTTCCCGATGGTGGAGGTCAACAGCCGCTTCTACCGCCCGCACAAGCCGGAGACCTGGGAGCGCTGGGCGGCCTCGGCGCCGCCGGACTTCCGCTTCGCGGTCAAGCTGCCGCGCGTCATCACGCACGAGCAGCGGCTGAAGGACTGCGCCGCCCCGCTGGATCATTATCTGCACGAGGTCGGGCATCTCGGCGACCGGCTGGGGCCGCTGCTCGTGCAGTTGCCGCCGACGCTGCGCTTCGAGCCGGCGGTGGCCGGACCCTTCTTCGCGGCCCTGCGCGAGCGGTTCGCCGGCCTCGTCGTCTGCGAGCCGCGCCACCCGAGCTGGTTCGCGGTGGAGCCGGACCGCCTGCTCGTCGACCACGCCGTGGCCCGCGCCGCCGCCGACCCGGCCCCGGTGCCCGCGGCGGCGGAGCCGGCGGGCTGGGACGGTTTCCGTTACTGGCGCCTGCACGGATCGCCGGTGATGTATCGCAGCGCCTACCCGCTGGACGTGCTGGACCGGCTGGCCCGGCGCTTCCGGGAGGAGGCGCGGGAGCGGCCGGTCTGGTGCGTCTTCGACAACACGGCGGACTTCCACGCGGTCGACGACGCGCTGACGCTGATGAGCCGTTTGGGTGCCTCCACAGGTCAGAGAGACAAGCCCGGCGCCTGACCGCTATCGTTGCGCGAACGCAAGCGCAGCCGGGGCGGTCGGGCATGGACGTCATTCTTCTGGTGCTGATCGGGGCCATCGTCGCTCACCGGTTCAACCGCCGGCTGACGGCGCAGGAGCGCGAGATCGCCCGGCTGCGGCAGGCGCTGGAGCGGGTGCAGGGGCCGGCGGCGGTCGACGCCGCGCCGGTCGAGGCTCCCGCCGCGGACACCGCCGTCATGGTGGAGGCTCCGCCGGAGCCGCCGCCGATCCAACCGCCACCATTCCAACAGCCGCCGGAGCCCGCTCCACCCCCGCTGTCCGTGTGGAGCCGGCTGGAGGACGCGCTGGCCGGGCGCTGGCTGATCTGGCTGGGCGGGGCCACGGTCGCCCTGGCGGCGGCCTTCTTCATCAAGATGTCGATCGAGCAGGGCTGGCTCGGCCCCGGCGTGCGCGTCACGCTCGGCCTGCTGTCCGCCGCCGCGCTGATGGTCGGCGGCGAATGGCTGCGGCAGTGCGGCGCAGGGGCGGAGCCGGGTGGACGCGATCCGGTGCCGCCGGCCCTGACCGCGGCGGGGCTGTTCACCGGCTTCGCCAGCGTCTATGGCGGCTATGTGCTCTACGACCTGTTCGCCCCGCCGGTGGCCTTCGCGCTGCTCGGCGGGCTGGCGGCGCTGGGGATGGCGCTGTCTCTGCTCCAGGGACCCTACATCGCGGCGCTGGGGCTGCTCGGCGGCTTCGCGACGCCGCTGCTGGTCTCGTCCATCGGGGGATCGGCCTGGGGGCTGTTCGCCTATCTGCTGGCCCTGTCGGGAGCCGGCATGACGGTGGTGCTGTGGCGCGGCTGGCGTTGGCTGGGGCTGGGCACGCTGGTCGGGGCGGCGGGCTGGGTGCCGGTCTGGTACGTCGGCGGCTGGAGCCCCGGCGACGCCCTGCCGGTCGGGATCTACCTGCTGCTGACCGCCGGGCTGTTCCTGATGCCGTCCCTGCTGGCCGGGCCGGTCGAGGCGATGCCGCGCACCACCCTGTTCGACATGCTGCGCTGGACGGGGCGTCCGCGCGCCGACCGTCTGGCTGTCGCGGCGGTGGCGGTTCTGGGGCTCCTTATGGCGATGCTCGTCACCGTGGACGGCCACCGCAGCGGCTCGCTGGTGATGCTCGCCCTGTTCGGGCTGCTCTGCGTCGCGGCAGGGCGGCGGATCGAGCGGATCGCCGGCGTCGCCTGGATTGGCGCGCTGGCGGTGCTGCTCGCCTTCGCCGGCTGGACGGTGCCGCGCTGGCCCCTGCCGCCGCCCGCCGTCACCGCGGATGGGCATCCCATCATTCCGCCGCCCGGTTCCGGGTTGCCGCTTCAGTCCGGACGGTTCCTGTGGGCGGTGGGCGGCTTCGCCCTGCTCTACGGGATGGGCGGCTTCATCGCCCTGTGGCGGTCGGCGCGGGCCGCGCTGTGGTCCTCGCTGGCGGCCTGGATGCCGGTGGTGCTTCTGGCGCTCGCCTACTGGCGGCTCGACCCGCCGCGGGCCGACACGCTGTGGCCGATGGCGAGCCTGGCGCTGGCGGCGCTGCTGGTCGCCGGCACCGGCCCGCTGGCCCGCCACCGTCACCAGCCGGGCGTCAGTCTGGGGCTGGCCGCCTTTGCCGCCGGGGCGGTCGGGGCGCTCAGCCTCGGCGCCGTCATGATGCTGCGCGAGGCGTGGCTGACCGTGGCGCTGGCCGCCCAGGTGCCGGTGCTGGCGTGGCTGGAGCGGGGGATGGGGCTGCGCTCGCTGCGCGCGGTGATCCTGCTGGTGGCGGGCGCCGTGCTGGTCCGGCTGGCGCTGAACCCGTCCGTGCTGGAGTATGGGGAGGACGGGCTTGGCTGGATCGTCTACGGCTACGGCCTGCCGGCGGCGGGTTTCTTCCTCGCCGCCCATTGGCTGCGCTCCGCGCCGGATGGCAAGGGCGATGACGGGGTGGTCGCGCTTTTGGAGGCCGGCGGGCTGGCCTTCGTCACGCTGCTGCTGTCGCTCGGCATCCAGGCGCTGACCCGCGGCACGCTGGACGAGCCCCCCGACACGCTGCGCGAGGTGTCGCTGCACACGCTGGTCTGGCTGGCGCTGGCCCTGCTGCTGGCGACGGGGCGGCGCTGGCGGACGCGGCCCGTGGCGGTGTGGGGGCGGCGCATTCTGGCCGGGCTGGCGGCGCTCCAGGCGGCGGCGCTGCATCTGGTCGTGCTGAACCCGCTGTGGAGCGACGAGGCGGTTGGCGCGTGGCCGATGGCGAACACGCTGCTGCTCGCCTATGGGCTTCCGGCCCTGCTCGGGCTGCTGTTCCTGTGGGTGGAGCCGTTGCCGGCCCGCCTGCGTCCGTGGGTCGCGCTGCTGCCTCTGGTGCTGCTCGGGACGAATCTGGCGCTGGAGATCCGCCACGCCTTCCAAGGACCGGTGCTCTCCGGCCCGGACCTGCCGGACGCCGAATGGTACGGCTACTCCGTCGGTTTCCTGGCGGCGGCGGTGCTGATGCTGGTGGCCGCCCTGCGGTACCGGCTGGGCTGGCTGCGCCACGCCGCGATGGCGTTGATCCTGGCGGTGGTCGCCAAGGTCTTCCTCAGCGACATGGCCGAGCTGGGCGGGCTCTACCGCGTCGCCTCCTTCCTTGGGCTGGGGCTGAGCCTGATCGGCGTCGGCTATCTCTACCGGCGGCTCCAGGGCGCCGCGCCGCGGGGAGGGCAAACAGTCGCCTGAGCGAACGGTCGGGTTGACAGCCGCCCCCCTCTCGCGCTCCGATGAAGGCAATGAACACAGAAAAGCCAGGGAGGCCCGCAGCCATGACCAGCCCCATCGCCCATCCCATCCTGCCGAACGGCGACAGCGGCTTCACGGTGGAGGCCGCGTCGATGAAGTTCGGCCGCGGCATGCTGGCGGAGGCGGGGAACGACGCCAAGGCCATGGGGATGCGCCGGGTGGCCCTGTTCACCGACCCCCATGTGGCCGGGATCGCGCCCTTCGCGGCGGCGCTGGACTCGCTGAAGGCGGCTGGGCTGGACGTCGCCGTCTACGACCGCTGCGCGGTGGAGCCGACCAGCGCCTCCTTCCTGGAGGCGGCGGCCTTCGCCCGCGACGGCAAGTTCGACGGCTATGTCTCGGTCGGCGGCGGGTCGGTGATCGACACGGCCAAGGCGGCCAACCTCTACGCCACCCACTCGGCGGACTTCCTCGCCTACGTCAACAAGCCGCTGGGCGAGGGGCGCCCGGTGCCCGGCCCGGTCAAGCCGCACATCGCCTGCCCGACGACCTGCGGCACCGGCAGCGAGACGACCGGTGTCGCCATCTTCGACCATGTGGAGATGCGGGTGAAGACGGGGATCTCCTCCCGCTACCTGCGGCCGAATCTGGCGCTGGTCGACCCGGCGACCATCGACAGCCTGCCGCCGGGCGTCATCGCCTCCACCGGCTTCGACGTGCTGACCCACGCCATCGAGAGCCACACCGCGCGGTCCTACCGCTCCCGTCCGAAGCCCGACGCGGCCAATCCGCGCCCGCCCTACCAGGGCGCCAACCCCTGGTCGGACATCGGCAGCCTGCAGGCGATCCGGCTCGGCGGGCAGTATCTGGAGCGCGCCGTCAACGATCCGGCGGACGAGGAGGCGCGCGACGCCCTGATGTTCGCGGCGACTCTGGCCGGCCTGGCCTTCGGCAACGCGGGGGTGCACATTCCGCACGCCATGTCCTATTCCGTCGCCGGGATGAACCACCGCTTCACGGCGCGCGGCTACGAGAAGGCGAACCCGATGGTGCCGCACGGCATCTCGGTGGTGCTGAACGCGCCGGCCGCCTTCCGCTTCACCGGCTCCGCCGAGCCCGAGCGCCATCTGCGCGCCGCCGAGGCGCTGGGGGCGGAGGTCCGCGACGTCTCCCCGGCGGACGGCGGCGCCGTTCTGGCCGCCCGGCTGATCGCCATGATGCGCGCCACCCATCTGCCCAACGGCCTGTCGGCGCTCGGCTACGGCACGGCGGACATCCCGGATCTGGTGCGCGGCGCGATGGCCCAGCAACGGCTGCTGACCATCGCGCCCCGCCCGGTGACGGAGGAGGACCTGCGCGGGCTCTACGCCGACGCCATGACCTACTGGTGACGCCGCCGTCCGTTGCGGGACGGACGCGCTATGGACGGACCGGCCATTCCCCCTTGAGCGCGATGCAGACATTCAGCGCGAGCGAGGGCGGCTGGATGGGAACGCTCTTCGACGCCCCCGCGCTCGCCGCGGCGACCGACACGTTGCCTCCGGTGAAGCCGGTGAACGGGACGTTGATGGTGCCGCTGGTCGTGCCGGTGACCTTGGCTCCCGTGCCCGACGACGGGGCGTTGGTGTTGTACGGCCCCTTCAGGGCGATGCCGGCGCCGCCGTCGTCGATCGCGGTGCCGCTGAGATAAACGGTGCCCGAGGTCGGCGCCGACACTGGGTTGCCGCCGTTGGTGATGGGAACGCTGACGGTGCCGGTGAAGGGAACGATGGTCCCGGTGCCGCCCTGGGCGCCCGTGCCGGCGAAGCTGGCGCTGTGGTTGTGCGACTTCAGCGGCACCTGATCCTGGCTCAGCGTGACGGTCTGTTGGCCGAGAGCCTGGCCCAGATAGGCTCCCACCAGTCCGGGGGCGGTCCCGGCGCCGATGACGGCGCGTCCGCGCAGGTCGGGTAGGTTGAAACTGGTCTTGCCGTCGCCGCCGAAGCGGGTGCCGAGCAGCGCGTACAGCGGCTGGTAATCTTGGATCGGCAAAGACCGGCCATCGGCCATGGCGAACCCCTCTGGGCACCAGTCGAACGGGACGGTGCACAACGTGCCGGTATATTGGTAGGACGTGCAGGCGACCGCCGGCACGCTGAAGAAAACCATGCCGCCGGCCAACGCGGCGGCGATCGGGAGGGACATCCTGAACATGGTGTGTCCTTCGTTTCTGTAAGGTTTTTGGGGGTATCGAAGGATTTTTAAAGTGATCGGCGTTGTTTTTATTGCTGATCGAATGTCTCATATGCGGCCATGCGCAGTGAGTATTATCTTTCATTAAATTTTTTCACGAATTGATGGTCGCCGCCAAAGCCCGTCGATGAGCGTAGGAACAAGGGATGGGCATGCCCCCTCCACGCATGGGGAGGGGGCATGCCCGCGATCCGTTACGGACGGTTCGGATAGAGGCCGACGGTGGCGATGCAGACGGTCTGCCCGATCGCCGGGGACTGGGTGGAAACCTTCTGGGTGGCGCCGGCCGACGCGGGCGCGACCGCCACGGTGCCGCCGGTGATGCCGGTGTTGGGAACGGTGATGGAGCCGCTGGCCGTGCCGGCGACCTTGGCGCCGGTGCCCGGGCCGCTGGTGTTGTACGGCCCCTTCAGGATGATGCCGGCGCCGCCGTCGTCGATCGAGGTGTCACCGAGATAGACGGTGCCCGAGGTCGGGGCGGACACGGGGGTGCCGCCGTTGGTGATGGGAACGCTGACGGTGCCGGTGAAGGGGACGGTGGTCGAGCCGCCGGAACCGCCGCCCGTGCCGGTGAAGGTGGCGGTGTGGGTGTGCGGCTGCAGCGGGACCTGGGCGGCGGACAGCAGAAGCTCCTGCTGGCCGACCTTGGCGCCGATGGTGATGTTCGTCAGGCCGGTGCCGGTCCCGGTGCCGATGGCGGCGCGGCCGCGCAGATCGGGGATGCCGAAGAGATCCGCGTTGTTGCCGCCGTAGCGGTAGCCGATCAGGGCGAACAGCGCCTGGTTTTCGCGGACGGCCAGCGT
This window encodes:
- a CDS encoding nitrogen fixation protein NifQ, whose product is MIADIAVPAAFPLHPPADALDGVPDGPALDRLLFSRIVGLAAQHPGGVTASLGLAREALAELIRRHAAGFAHLLPTLPDHSGEDAIEEEDLRAFLLDHRAAGTVEEEWLAAIVARRALGPNHLWQDMGFANRRELNAMFRRHFPSLVALNSGDMKWKKFFYRQLCEREGLMLCKSPNCEVCDDFSACFSAEDGDPLSTLARVARGEGA
- a CDS encoding CoxG family protein yields the protein MELNGQYRIPAARERVFTALCDPAVLQRCIPVLEEMDRLSPTEYTARVRATVGPLNARFAGNVRVAPEDAPRFYILYAEGKGGLAGAVKGEARITLEEVDGHTHLSFTLAAALGGAVGRLAVKLVKAKADRVIDGFFERFTAEVLNG
- a CDS encoding secondary thiamine-phosphate synthase enzyme YjbQ yields the protein MRQAVTTLTTHTHGQGLVEVTEPVARWVAAQGMETGLLTVFCRHTSASLVIQENADPSVRGDLERFFKRLVPEGPALYDHILEGPDDMPAHIRSALTTVQLSVPVLEGRMALGTWQGIYLFEHRRRPHERTLALHLLGE
- a CDS encoding YkvA family protein — its product is MLAAAKGWARRIKRDVIALYLAARDPRTPWYARVAAAAVAAYALSPIDLIPDFVPVLGYLDDLLIVPLGILLVIRLIPAAVLEEHRATAAKLADRPVSYAAAALMVGIWLVAAVVLFRWLEPYLAGWLG
- a CDS encoding lytic murein transglycosylase codes for the protein MRPLLSLPVRLLLATTILAGCQTTGAPPVSATTTSGTAKATAAAPASVAPVQPAVSFPDWLKALRAEALGQGIRAQTFDRAFANVKLSDRVVELDSSQPEFNRQPWQYLDSAVNDRRVQAGRQRIQDNGALLRRISQRSGVPAEILVAFWGVETDFGNFTGGFSVVDALTTLAYEGRRASYFRTELLAALRILDSGDIPPEKMSGSWAGAMGQTQFMPTIFLKHATDEDGDGRRDIWGSLPDVFASTAKFVQANGWRPGERWGEEVTLPAGFPYEQAEYNISKPVSEWRRLGVRPVDGGDLNGGEEERAAILMLAGAQGPAFLVRENFRAIMKYNPSTSYALAVALLSDRLAGRSGVQGSWPRHEPALSRDERIELQERLASLGMEPGTADGIVGANTRNAVRRFQQSIGAVPDGFATKSLLERLRQSAAPVPAAG
- a CDS encoding DUF72 domain-containing protein is translated as MAEGTMNAIRIGCAGWSIPKLSAPAFPAEGTHLERYARVFPMVEVNSRFYRPHKPETWERWAASAPPDFRFAVKLPRVITHEQRLKDCAAPLDHYLHEVGHLGDRLGPLLVQLPPTLRFEPAVAGPFFAALRERFAGLVVCEPRHPSWFAVEPDRLLVDHAVARAAADPAPVPAAAEPAGWDGFRYWRLHGSPVMYRSAYPLDVLDRLARRFREEARERPVWCVFDNTADFHAVDDALTLMSRLGASTGQRDKPGA
- a CDS encoding DUF2339 domain-containing protein, whose product is MDVILLVLIGAIVAHRFNRRLTAQEREIARLRQALERVQGPAAVDAAPVEAPAADTAVMVEAPPEPPPIQPPPFQQPPEPAPPPLSVWSRLEDALAGRWLIWLGGATVALAAAFFIKMSIEQGWLGPGVRVTLGLLSAAALMVGGEWLRQCGAGAEPGGRDPVPPALTAAGLFTGFASVYGGYVLYDLFAPPVAFALLGGLAALGMALSLLQGPYIAALGLLGGFATPLLVSSIGGSAWGLFAYLLALSGAGMTVVLWRGWRWLGLGTLVGAAGWVPVWYVGGWSPGDALPVGIYLLLTAGLFLMPSLLAGPVEAMPRTTLFDMLRWTGRPRADRLAVAAVAVLGLLMAMLVTVDGHRSGSLVMLALFGLLCVAAGRRIERIAGVAWIGALAVLLAFAGWTVPRWPLPPPAVTADGHPIIPPPGSGLPLQSGRFLWAVGGFALLYGMGGFIALWRSARAALWSSLAAWMPVVLLALAYWRLDPPRADTLWPMASLALAALLVAGTGPLARHRHQPGVSLGLAAFAAGAVGALSLGAVMMLREAWLTVALAAQVPVLAWLERGMGLRSLRAVILLVAGAVLVRLALNPSVLEYGEDGLGWIVYGYGLPAAGFFLAAHWLRSAPDGKGDDGVVALLEAGGLAFVTLLLSLGIQALTRGTLDEPPDTLREVSLHTLVWLALALLLATGRRWRTRPVAVWGRRILAGLAALQAAALHLVVLNPLWSDEAVGAWPMANTLLLAYGLPALLGLLFLWVEPLPARLRPWVALLPLVLLGTNLALEIRHAFQGPVLSGPDLPDAEWYGYSVGFLAAAVLMLVAALRYRLGWLRHAAMALILAVVAKVFLSDMAELGGLYRVASFLGLGLSLIGVGYLYRRLQGAAPRGGQTVA
- a CDS encoding hydroxyacid-oxoacid transhydrogenase, encoding MTSPIAHPILPNGDSGFTVEAASMKFGRGMLAEAGNDAKAMGMRRVALFTDPHVAGIAPFAAALDSLKAAGLDVAVYDRCAVEPTSASFLEAAAFARDGKFDGYVSVGGGSVIDTAKAANLYATHSADFLAYVNKPLGEGRPVPGPVKPHIACPTTCGTGSETTGVAIFDHVEMRVKTGISSRYLRPNLALVDPATIDSLPPGVIASTGFDVLTHAIESHTARSYRSRPKPDAANPRPPYQGANPWSDIGSLQAIRLGGQYLERAVNDPADEEARDALMFAATLAGLAFGNAGVHIPHAMSYSVAGMNHRFTARGYEKANPMVPHGISVVLNAPAAFRFTGSAEPERHLRAAEALGAEVRDVSPADGGAVLAARLIAMMRATHLPNGLSALGYGTADIPDLVRGAMAQQRLLTIAPRPVTEEDLRGLYADAMTYW
- a CDS encoding phage tail protein, yielding MFRMSLPIAAALAGGMVFFSVPAVACTSYQYTGTLCTVPFDWCPEGFAMADGRSLPIQDYQPLYALLGTRFGGDGKTSFNLPDLRGRAVIGAGTAPGLVGAYLGQALGQQTVTLSQDQVPLKSHNHSASFAGTGAQGGTGTIVPFTGTVSVPITNGGNPVSAPTSGTVYLSGTAIDDGGAGIALKGPYNTNAPSSGTGAKVTGTTSGTINVPFTGFTGGNVSVAAASAGASKSVPIQPPSLALNVCIALKGEWPVRP
- a CDS encoding phage tail protein — encoded protein: MRKTLLSAAFAMASGMALFSTPAAACNVEPYIGTICTYSFDWCPQGYVVADGRTLAVRENQALFALIGYRYGGNNADLFGIPDLRGRAAIGTGTGTGLTNITIGAKVGQQELLLSAAQVPLQPHTHTATFTGTGGGSGGSTTVPFTGTVSVPITNGGTPVSAPTSGTVYLGDTSIDDGGAGIILKGPYNTSGPGTGAKVAGTASGSITVPNTGITGGTVAVAPASAGATQKVSTQSPAIGQTVCIATVGLYPNRP